A stretch of DNA from Streptomyces xanthii:
TGCGGGTCCGGTGGGGGCTGGTCGCGCAGTTCCCCGCGCCCCTGAGATGCGCACTTCGTGCGCCATCTCATCGGGGAAGGCTGCGCGCAGCGCATGCCTTCAGGGGCGCGGGGAACTGCGCGACCAGGCCCCACCGGCCCGCGGTGAACGACGACGCGACGGAGTCAGTCCAGCCGCGCCGGGACGGCCTTCGCTCCGGTGACCTGGGTGCGGACCGCGCCCATGCTGGCCGCGATCACCAGGGCGATGGCGAGGGCCTCCAGCCAGGTCAGGGCCTGGCTGAGGATGAGGAAGCCGGCCAGGGCGGCGATGGCCGGTTCGAGGCTCATCATCACGGCGAAGGTGGAGGCGGGCAGGCGGCGCAGCGCCATCAGTTCGAGGGTGTACGGGAGGACCGAGGAGAGGATGGCGACGGCCGAGCCCAGGGCCACGGTCTTCGGCTCCAGGAGCCGGTCCCCCGCGGTCGCGATGCCGAGCGGGAGGCAGAGGACCGCCGCGACCGCCATCGCCAGGGCGAGTCCGTCCGCCTGGGGGAAGCGGCGGCCGGTGCGGGCACTGAAGACGATGTACAGGGCCCAGCACGCGCCCGCCGTGACGGCGAACGCGACGCCGACGGGATCGAGGCCGCCGAGCCCGTCGCCCGCGCCGCCGAGCAGGAAGACGCCGCACAGGGCGAGTCCGGCCCACAGGAAGTTGATCGCCCGGCGGGAGGCCAGCACGGAGAGGGTGAGCGGGCCGAGCACCTCGAAGGTGACGGCCAGGCCCAGCGGGATACGGGCGGCGGACTGGTAGAAGAGCAGGTTCATGCCGCACATCGCGACG
This window harbors:
- a CDS encoding EamA family transporter, whose amino-acid sequence is MNGSRTDSRPRTALAADGTGTEGTASGSRRAALGPVGLVLAGCVSVQFGGALAVTLMPRAGAVGVVTLRLIVAAIVLLVVCRPRLRGHSRADWGTVLAFGVAMCGMNLLFYQSAARIPLGLAVTFEVLGPLTLSVLASRRAINFLWAGLALCGVFLLGGAGDGLGGLDPVGVAFAVTAGACWALYIVFSARTGRRFPQADGLALAMAVAAVLCLPLGIATAGDRLLEPKTVALGSAVAILSSVLPYTLELMALRRLPASTFAVMMSLEPAIAALAGFLILSQALTWLEALAIALVIAASMGAVRTQVTGAKAVPARLD